One Ethanoligenens harbinense YUAN-3 genomic window carries:
- a CDS encoding TetR/AcrR family transcriptional regulator, producing MNNGKPVRVPRQTRSLATKGKLLAAAKELFCEVGYYKTTANAIARKAGTAVGSFYAYFPDKEAVFAELMERLCQRLRTVLEQCAKQLRQPDFDPKVWIAQMARQSVEVYVSEPKFSPQIAVLYYNREPRVTAMMQREQSFIQQMIRSYFALAGDSLSIRDPEVSAVVVQKILIQLPEKVLYDWENIGQEEIINATIDLLQRYLTNYHKS from the coding sequence ATGAACAATGGGAAGCCTGTGCGCGTACCGCGCCAGACCCGCAGCTTGGCAACAAAAGGGAAATTGCTGGCCGCGGCTAAGGAACTTTTTTGTGAAGTTGGATATTATAAGACCACCGCGAACGCGATCGCCAGAAAGGCGGGCACGGCGGTGGGTAGCTTTTACGCTTATTTTCCGGATAAAGAAGCCGTTTTTGCGGAACTGATGGAGCGACTTTGCCAGCGCCTGCGCACGGTGCTGGAACAATGCGCGAAGCAGCTGCGCCAGCCCGACTTCGACCCGAAAGTGTGGATAGCGCAAATGGCGAGGCAATCGGTGGAGGTCTACGTGAGCGAGCCGAAATTTTCCCCGCAGATCGCCGTTCTGTATTATAACAGGGAACCGCGTGTGACCGCCATGATGCAGCGCGAGCAGTCGTTCATTCAGCAGATGATCCGCAGCTATTTCGCCCTGGCGGGAGACAGCCTCAGCATTCGGGACCCGGAGGTGTCGGCTGTTGTTGTGCAGAAGATCCTGATCCAGCTTCCCGAAAAGGTTTTATACGATTGGGAAAATATCGGGCAGGAAGAGATCATCAACGCCACGATTGATTTGCTGCAGCGGTATCTCACCAACTACCATAAATCTTAA
- a CDS encoding M48 family metallopeptidase produces the protein MAQIPYTLVRSTRKTVAIQIRQDGEVIVRAPQRMPAAAIESFLCEKQRWVESARKRMRERAAQRACAAAEPGGTLWYLGRPYPVAAREDADLPDPPVWDGNAFYLPSRDPARAAAAFFTARAEERLLARAAFFAKQAGLSYPSLTVGSARSRWGSCGKDNRLRFSWRLLCAPPPAVDYVVAHELAHIRHHDHSPAFWREVARVWPEWETGADALRLFERQVDLRAL, from the coding sequence ATGGCGCAGATACCCTACACACTGGTGCGCAGCACACGCAAAACCGTTGCCATCCAGATCAGGCAGGATGGGGAGGTCATCGTCCGCGCCCCGCAGCGGATGCCTGCCGCCGCCATCGAATCGTTCCTGTGTGAAAAGCAGCGCTGGGTCGAGAGCGCACGCAAACGCATGCGCGAACGCGCCGCGCAGCGCGCCTGCGCGGCGGCGGAGCCGGGCGGCACCCTGTGGTATCTGGGCAGGCCATATCCCGTCGCTGCGCGGGAAGACGCCGACCTCCCGGACCCGCCGGTCTGGGACGGCAATGCGTTTTATCTGCCATCCCGGGACCCCGCGCGGGCCGCGGCCGCCTTTTTCACCGCGCGGGCTGAAGAACGGCTGCTCGCCCGCGCGGCCTTTTTTGCTAAACAGGCGGGTCTGTCCTACCCAAGCCTGACTGTGGGCAGCGCGCGTTCACGCTGGGGCTCATGCGGCAAAGACAACCGCCTGCGCTTCTCCTGGCGGCTGCTCTGCGCGCCGCCGCCCGCCGTGGACTATGTGGTGGCGCATGAGCTGGCACACATCCGTCATCACGATCATTCCCCGGCTTTCTGGCGCGAGGTGGCGCGGGTCTGGCCGGAGTGGGAAACAGGCGCGGACGCCCTGCGCCTGTTCGAACGGCAGGTGGACCTGCGCGCGCTTTAA